From the Armatimonadota bacterium genome, one window contains:
- a CDS encoding phosphodiester glycosidase family protein, translating into MKLTRIIVLAGLIGPLLAAPASAAVIAPGVEYTVYNLPHPNVAYVVKMDLSYPEYKLKLGFPQKKRNYTSREVVTTIAGRYDSPPSHDVLAAVNGSFFGTGIDVTGILVNSNGYIQLASGSWETYMFTDARWSRIERNMSSSGNKVTFANGSTLAVDKIDYARADEQLVCYTVDWDTYTRTTTEGTEVVLANVSYPMRPDKEVAGTVTAVRTGAQSLSNAIPAGGLVLSAHGAKAAALAANVSVGDRVRVFLDINSNMYNNARFGITGAGWILANGAANTSTWSNWSDSFKARNPRTLIGWNATHLFLVAVDGRSAVSVGMTFQEMADFMLSIGATDAINLDGGGSTTMVVDGTVRNVPSDGSQRAVGNAVLLVKQDTASTLPLQDSFPSSGRVLPWDDKFCYNAVSAFSPTAPGGDGYAITVKDPSGGAEVVHVGDLADRDYAVEADVYCQYRSDVSANGYERYGIIARDNGNFAFTLTSFGGGNCYLMTYDTNNGRVRAGKVVNGALTDFLASAPLYYTSSAWRKMRIECVGRNIRYYLGGNLIANVLDSSFSNGFAGIGFHEFFTTNSNMLGTRADNFRVTAVPAAPTVSQVKESQIGATVYLQDATVTAAFSGASMFYVRDGSMGIGVLRNSAVPAMPAVGGRIAIIGQTAYAPAPYDKEVVIVPAQVMSLGGTGNASPAAMNNRASGGGPFGRQPGVADDVTLDPPLMSANLNGIGSLVTVWGRKTSGGGPGQRVCWIDDGSALNDGSARGIKVDFSEVGADLPASASGHYRVTGIMRCGTSAGPEALPVRVLWPRAAADISP; encoded by the coding sequence GTGAAACTGACCAGAATCATCGTTCTCGCGGGGCTGATCGGCCCGCTCCTCGCGGCGCCGGCATCGGCGGCCGTGATCGCCCCCGGGGTTGAGTACACCGTATACAACCTGCCGCACCCGAATGTGGCGTACGTCGTGAAGATGGATCTCTCCTACCCGGAGTACAAGCTCAAGCTCGGGTTCCCCCAGAAGAAGCGGAACTACACGTCCCGAGAGGTCGTCACGACGATCGCTGGCCGGTACGACTCCCCGCCGTCGCACGACGTCCTTGCGGCCGTGAACGGCAGTTTCTTCGGCACGGGCATAGACGTGACCGGCATCCTGGTGAACTCCAACGGCTACATCCAGCTTGCGAGCGGCTCGTGGGAAACATATATGTTCACCGACGCCCGCTGGTCGCGCATCGAGCGGAACATGAGCTCGAGCGGCAACAAGGTCACATTCGCCAACGGCTCGACCCTGGCGGTGGACAAGATTGACTACGCCCGCGCCGACGAGCAGCTCGTGTGCTACACGGTTGACTGGGACACCTACACTCGCACGACCACGGAGGGCACCGAGGTAGTCCTCGCCAACGTCTCTTACCCGATGCGGCCCGACAAGGAAGTCGCCGGGACCGTGACTGCCGTCCGCACGGGCGCCCAGTCGCTGAGCAACGCGATCCCGGCCGGCGGGCTGGTGCTCTCGGCGCACGGGGCGAAGGCGGCGGCGCTCGCGGCGAACGTCTCGGTCGGAGACCGGGTGCGCGTCTTCCTCGACATCAACTCGAACATGTACAACAACGCCCGCTTCGGCATCACCGGCGCGGGATGGATACTCGCGAACGGCGCGGCGAACACCTCGACCTGGAGCAACTGGTCGGACTCGTTCAAGGCGCGCAACCCGCGGACGCTCATCGGCTGGAACGCGACTCACCTGTTCCTCGTGGCGGTTGACGGCAGATCGGCTGTCAGCGTCGGGATGACATTCCAGGAGATGGCGGACTTCATGCTCAGCATCGGGGCGACCGACGCGATCAACCTCGACGGCGGCGGCTCGACGACGATGGTCGTTGACGGCACGGTGAGGAATGTACCGTCGGACGGCTCGCAGAGGGCGGTCGGCAACGCGGTTCTGCTCGTCAAGCAGGACACGGCTTCGACCCTCCCGCTGCAGGACAGCTTCCCGTCGTCCGGGCGCGTTCTGCCGTGGGACGACAAGTTCTGCTACAACGCCGTCTCCGCCTTCTCGCCGACCGCACCCGGAGGCGACGGGTACGCCATCACCGTGAAGGACCCCTCAGGCGGCGCCGAGGTCGTGCACGTCGGCGATCTCGCGGACAGGGACTACGCCGTCGAGGCGGACGTCTACTGCCAGTACCGATCGGACGTCTCGGCGAACGGGTACGAGAGGTACGGCATAATCGCGCGCGACAACGGCAACTTCGCATTCACGCTGACCTCGTTCGGCGGGGGCAACTGCTACCTGATGACCTACGACACGAACAACGGCCGCGTCCGCGCGGGGAAGGTCGTCAACGGCGCGCTGACCGACTTCCTGGCGAGCGCGCCTCTCTACTATACGTCGTCGGCCTGGCGGAAGATGCGGATCGAGTGCGTCGGCCGGAACATCCGCTACTACCTCGGGGGGAATCTGATCGCCAACGTTCTCGATTCGAGCTTCTCGAACGGCTTCGCGGGGATCGGCTTCCACGAGTTCTTCACCACCAACTCCAACATGCTCGGCACGCGCGCGGACAACTTCAGGGTCACGGCCGTGCCCGCCGCGCCGACGGTTTCGCAGGTCAAGGAGAGCCAGATCGGCGCGACGGTCTACCTGCAGGACGCGACGGTGACAGCCGCGTTCTCCGGCGCCTCGATGTTCTACGTCAGGGACGGCTCGATGGGGATCGGCGTTCTGAGGAACTCCGCCGTGCCCGCGATGCCGGCGGTCGGCGGAAGGATCGCGATCATCGGGCAGACGGCCTATGCCCCGGCGCCATACGACAAGGAGGTAGTCATCGTGCCGGCGCAGGTGATGTCGCTCGGCGGGACAGGGAATGCCTCCCCGGCGGCGATGAACAACCGCGCGTCCGGCGGAGGTCCGTTCGGCCGGCAGCCGGGGGTCGCTGACGACGTGACGCTCGATCCTCCGTTGATGTCGGCCAACCTGAACGGCATCGGGTCGCTGGTGACTGTCTGGGGGAGGAAGACCTCGGGCGGCGGGCCGGGCCAGCGGGTCTGCTGGATAGACGACGGCTCCGCCCTGAACGACGGCTCCGCGCGGGGGATCAAGGTGGACTTCTCCGAGGTCGGCGCGGACCTTCCGGCGAGCGCGTCGGGGCACTACAGGGTCACCGGAATCATGCGCTGCGGGACGTCCGCCGGCCCGGAGGCGCTCCCCGTGCGCGTCCTCTGGCCCCGCGCGGCGGCGGACATCTCGCCCTGA
- a CDS encoding family 78 glycoside hydrolase catalytic domain: MHEGVSVRDLKCEYLVNPLGVDVAHPRLSWTLESAERGVVQTAFQILVSGSEDALARGEGDLWDSGRIESDRSIHVAYAGNPLKSGLRCFWKVRVWDGRGDPSGWSAPASWTMGLLDAADWKASWIGLDGGENPDCLADARWIWSPDESAQVAETSGKTRCFRRTVEIANVSEISGARLTIGAQSKFSVSVNGEQVAEWARTIFAPLSEVDVERYLKPGTNTVAVAASVSDDADRPSGLICALTAEFDSGEPLAITSDANWRAWPSETDGWEEQGFDDSGWLSAQELGRNGTPPFPTVPGDDYRRLPARMLRREFDARGAVRRATAYMCGLGLSELYVNGARIGDHVLSPGLTDYNKRALYVTYDVTENLRAGVNALGVILGNGRYFAPRRSAPTNTVNYGYPKLLLQLEIEYHDGSTETVLSDESWKLTDEGPIRANSEYDGEIYDARREMDGWSEPGFRDSDWQAAAMVDAPAGALSSEMSEPIRVMDTLRPIAITSPRPGVHIFDMGQNMVGWCRLRVEGPAGTRVCMKHSETLRPDGTLYLDNLRSAKVTDVYTLKGGGVEAYEPRFTYHGFRYVEVTGFPGAPDLSAIEGLVVHDALERTGEFSCSHPLLNRIYRNIYWGVRGNYRSIPTDCPQRDERQGWFGDRAQVSKGEMYMFDTAALYAKWIRDMEDSQHADGSLPDLAPAYWPFYTNSVTFPTAALVIPGHLYHVYGDLRILETHYACMRAWVEKTIPNLADFILPDDTYGDWCVPPESPEMIHAADPNRVTDRRLVSTAYFYQDLRLIARYALLLGRTDDATAYSDLADRMKTAFNARFFDPAAGVYDNGTQTSSVLPLAYGLVPDDQKERVVANLVENILVKSDCHIGTGMIGCQWLMRVLSDNGRPDVAYKLAVQTSYPSWGYMVEQGATTVWELWNGDRGDPLMNSGNHVMQIGDLLTWLHEYVAGIAPDEDCPGFKHTIMRPRAGCLTSAKAHHESMYGRIASDWSIKDGTFEWRVEVPPNTTATVHVPSDDHESILESGRPVEDAVGVEFLRTEDGRAVLRVGSGRYVFSARSG, from the coding sequence ATGCATGAAGGCGTCAGCGTTCGAGACCTGAAGTGCGAGTACCTGGTCAATCCCCTGGGCGTTGATGTCGCGCATCCTCGCCTTAGCTGGACCCTCGAGTCCGCCGAACGGGGCGTGGTCCAGACCGCCTTTCAGATACTGGTATCGGGAAGCGAGGATGCCCTAGCTCGCGGCGAAGGCGATCTCTGGGACAGCGGCAGGATCGAGTCCGACCGGTCCATCCACGTCGCGTATGCGGGCAACCCCCTGAAATCCGGCCTCAGGTGCTTCTGGAAGGTCCGGGTCTGGGACGGCCGCGGAGACCCCTCCGGGTGGAGCGCCCCTGCCTCATGGACGATGGGCCTTCTCGACGCAGCGGACTGGAAGGCCTCGTGGATCGGCCTCGACGGCGGCGAGAACCCCGACTGCCTGGCCGATGCACGGTGGATATGGTCCCCCGACGAATCCGCGCAGGTCGCGGAGACCTCCGGCAAGACCCGCTGCTTCCGACGAACCGTTGAAATAGCCAACGTGAGCGAGATAAGCGGTGCCCGCCTCACGATCGGCGCGCAGAGCAAGTTCTCGGTCTCAGTCAACGGCGAGCAGGTCGCGGAATGGGCGCGGACGATCTTCGCACCGCTCTCCGAGGTGGACGTCGAGAGATACCTGAAGCCCGGAACGAATACCGTCGCGGTGGCGGCTTCAGTGAGCGACGATGCGGATCGTCCGTCAGGACTCATCTGCGCGCTGACCGCCGAGTTCGACTCCGGCGAGCCGCTGGCGATCACCTCCGACGCGAACTGGAGAGCTTGGCCGAGCGAGACCGACGGGTGGGAAGAACAGGGATTCGACGACTCCGGCTGGCTGAGCGCCCAGGAGCTCGGCAGGAACGGCACACCCCCGTTTCCGACGGTCCCCGGGGACGACTACCGCCGGCTGCCCGCGCGCATGCTCCGCCGGGAGTTCGATGCGCGCGGAGCGGTAAGGCGCGCCACGGCCTATATGTGCGGACTCGGGCTCTCCGAGTTGTATGTCAACGGCGCCAGGATCGGCGATCACGTCCTCTCGCCGGGCCTCACCGACTACAACAAGCGCGCGCTCTACGTTACGTACGACGTCACGGAGAACCTCCGGGCCGGCGTCAACGCACTCGGGGTTATCCTGGGCAACGGAAGATACTTCGCGCCGCGCCGCAGCGCGCCCACGAACACGGTCAACTACGGCTATCCCAAGCTCCTCCTGCAGTTGGAGATCGAGTATCACGACGGCTCGACCGAGACCGTCCTGAGCGACGAGTCGTGGAAGCTGACCGACGAGGGCCCTATCCGCGCGAACAGCGAGTACGACGGCGAGATCTACGACGCTCGCAGGGAGATGGACGGCTGGAGCGAGCCGGGTTTCCGGGACTCGGACTGGCAGGCCGCCGCGATGGTTGATGCGCCGGCGGGCGCGCTGAGTTCCGAGATGTCCGAGCCGATCCGGGTGATGGACACGCTGCGCCCCATAGCGATCACCAGTCCCAGGCCCGGGGTCCACATCTTCGACATGGGGCAGAACATGGTCGGGTGGTGCCGCCTGCGGGTCGAGGGGCCGGCGGGAACCAGGGTCTGCATGAAGCATTCCGAGACGCTCAGGCCCGACGGCACGCTCTACCTCGACAACCTCCGATCGGCAAAAGTCACCGACGTCTACACCCTGAAAGGCGGAGGCGTCGAGGCCTATGAACCGAGGTTCACGTATCACGGCTTCAGGTACGTCGAGGTAACGGGGTTCCCGGGCGCTCCCGATCTCTCCGCGATCGAGGGGTTAGTAGTGCACGATGCCCTGGAGAGAACAGGCGAGTTCTCGTGCTCGCACCCTCTCCTCAACCGGATCTACCGCAACATCTACTGGGGAGTTAGAGGGAACTACCGAAGCATTCCCACGGACTGCCCGCAGAGAGACGAGCGTCAGGGCTGGTTCGGAGATCGGGCGCAGGTGTCGAAGGGCGAGATGTACATGTTCGACACCGCCGCGCTCTACGCGAAGTGGATCAGGGACATGGAAGACTCCCAGCACGCGGACGGCAGCCTCCCGGATCTCGCGCCCGCTTACTGGCCTTTCTACACGAACAGCGTCACCTTTCCGACCGCCGCGCTCGTCATTCCGGGGCATCTCTACCATGTGTACGGCGATCTTAGAATACTGGAGACCCACTACGCCTGCATGAGAGCTTGGGTCGAAAAGACGATCCCGAACCTGGCCGACTTCATACTGCCCGACGATACGTACGGGGATTGGTGCGTGCCGCCCGAATCGCCGGAGATGATCCACGCGGCTGATCCGAACCGCGTGACCGACCGGAGACTGGTCTCAACAGCCTACTTCTACCAAGACCTCCGCCTGATCGCCCGCTACGCTCTGCTCCTGGGCAGGACCGACGACGCAACCGCATACAGCGATCTGGCCGACCGCATGAAGACGGCGTTCAACGCCAGGTTCTTCGATCCCGCGGCCGGCGTCTACGACAATGGCACTCAGACATCGAGCGTCCTCCCGCTGGCGTACGGCCTGGTCCCGGACGATCAGAAAGAGCGGGTCGTCGCCAACCTGGTCGAGAACATACTGGTCAAGAGCGACTGCCACATCGGCACGGGCATGATCGGATGCCAGTGGCTCATGCGGGTGCTGTCGGACAACGGGAGGCCTGATGTCGCCTACAAGCTGGCCGTGCAGACGAGCTACCCGAGTTGGGGTTACATGGTGGAGCAGGGAGCGACGACCGTCTGGGAACTGTGGAACGGAGACCGGGGCGACCCCTTGATGAACTCCGGCAACCATGTGATGCAGATCGGGGACCTCCTCACGTGGCTGCACGAGTATGTCGCCGGCATAGCTCCGGACGAGGACTGCCCGGGGTTCAAGCACACGATCATGCGCCCCCGGGCCGGCTGCCTGACTTCAGCGAAGGCACATCACGAGTCCATGTACGGCAGGATCGCGAGCGACTGGAGCATCAAGGACGGGACCTTCGAGTGGCGCGTCGAGGTGCCGCCGAATACGACGGCCACGGTACATGTCCCCTCAGATGACCACGAGAGCATCCTCGAGAGCGGCAGGCCCGTGGAAGACGCTGTTGGCGTGGAGTTCCTGCGGACGGAGGACGGCCGGGCGGTCTTGAGAGTGGGATCGGGCCGGTACGTGTTCTCGGCGCGGTCGGGATGA
- a CDS encoding methyltransferase domain-containing protein: MSLLHIAPEQCFSDHLRLIPDLTYLAGDLAEKPAIDFRMDLCDIPMQTEHLDGILCLHVLEHIPDDAKAMSEMYRVLKNGGWAVVMVPTDGQRTIEALDAYTPAQRIRLFGQADHVRQYGSDILERLSRVGFEVAVIRPEQWLDATTIRTYGLSGEIIHRCTKRSST; the protein is encoded by the coding sequence TTGAGCTTACTGCATATTGCCCCCGAACAGTGCTTCTCCGACCATCTGAGGCTGATCCCGGACCTCACCTATCTAGCGGGCGACCTGGCAGAGAAGCCTGCGATAGACTTCCGGATGGATCTGTGCGACATACCGATGCAGACTGAGCACCTTGACGGCATCCTGTGCCTGCACGTGCTCGAACATATTCCCGATGACGCTAAGGCGATGTCGGAGATGTATCGGGTGCTAAAGAACGGCGGATGGGCCGTGGTGATGGTCCCCACGGACGGACAGCGGACAATCGAGGCTCTGGACGCATACACGCCAGCGCAGCGGATCAGGCTTTTCGGGCAGGCCGATCACGTCCGGCAGTACGGAAGCGATATCCTCGAGCGGCTCTCAAGAGTCGGTTTTGAGGTCGCCGTCATTAGGCCGGAGCAGTGGCTGGATGCAACGACCATAAGGACCTACGGACTGTCAGGCGAGATAATACACCGCTGCACCAAGCGGTCCTCGACCTGA
- a CDS encoding type IIA DNA topoisomerase subunit B — protein sequence MAADDQEPNINPENDDVKYDADQLTVLKGLEAVRLRPAMYIGSTGPRGLHHLFYEVVDNSIDEVLAGYATEINCTLHKDNSLSVRDNGRGIPVDIHSEQGVSGVEVAMTILHAGGKFGDGGYKVSGGLHGVGVSAVNALAEWCHVEVCRDGACWEQDYERGEPKAPLKKIGKAKNTGTYTRWLADHEIFGEIVYHQELLVQRIRELAYLNKEVRITFTLEETGETQEFQYKTGIAAFVEHLNRNKDPIHKVVYFSRQREDNDVEIALQYNDGYQENILSFANNINTTEGGVHLSGFKTALTRVINNYGRKSGMLKEKDSNFMGDDVREGLTAVISVKLLNPQFEGQTKTKLGNSELEGIVNSIVGEGLGEFLEENPAIAKRILDKALTACRAREAARKAADLVKRQSALENSSLPGKLADCSERDASKCEIYLVEGDSAGGSAKQGRDRRYQAVLPLRGKILNVEKARLDKALENAEIRALITALGTGIAKGAMSENDEDEDTAGLFDAVGEEETAVEPGDAAGAEDDAEIEAGDDGDDEEADAETEADVHVGNGKNGNGKNGKNGNGNGKDSGYKFDLSKLRYDRVIIMTDADVDGDHICTLLLTFFFRYMRPLVETGHIYIARPPLYRVSAGKDQQFYARTDKELDEILKGIKVKKDIKVQRFKGLGEMNADQLFDTTMNPEHRTIAQVAMEDAILADEVFTCLMGDKVEPRREFIEAHAKEVADVDWHY from the coding sequence ATGGCTGCTGACGATCAGGAACCGAATATCAATCCCGAGAACGACGACGTCAAGTACGACGCCGACCAGTTGACCGTCCTGAAGGGCCTGGAGGCCGTGCGCCTGAGGCCTGCCATGTACATCGGGTCAACCGGCCCGAGGGGCCTCCATCATCTCTTCTATGAAGTCGTTGACAACTCCATAGACGAGGTGTTGGCCGGCTACGCGACCGAGATCAACTGCACCCTTCACAAGGACAACAGCCTCTCCGTGCGCGACAACGGGCGCGGCATCCCGGTGGACATCCACTCCGAGCAGGGCGTATCCGGCGTCGAGGTCGCGATGACGATCCTCCACGCGGGCGGCAAGTTCGGCGACGGCGGGTACAAGGTCTCCGGCGGCCTGCACGGGGTCGGCGTGTCAGCGGTGAACGCCCTCGCCGAGTGGTGCCACGTCGAGGTGTGCCGCGACGGGGCGTGCTGGGAGCAGGACTATGAGCGCGGAGAACCGAAGGCGCCGCTGAAGAAGATCGGCAAGGCGAAGAACACCGGCACGTACACCCGGTGGCTCGCAGACCACGAGATTTTCGGCGAGATCGTGTACCACCAGGAACTTCTGGTCCAGAGGATACGCGAGCTTGCCTACCTCAACAAGGAAGTCAGGATCACCTTCACCCTCGAGGAGACCGGCGAGACCCAGGAGTTCCAGTACAAGACGGGCATCGCCGCGTTCGTGGAGCATCTGAACCGCAACAAGGACCCGATCCACAAGGTCGTCTACTTCTCCCGCCAGCGCGAGGACAACGACGTCGAGATAGCCCTCCAGTACAACGACGGCTACCAGGAGAACATCCTCTCGTTCGCCAACAACATCAACACGACCGAGGGCGGCGTCCACCTATCCGGCTTCAAGACCGCGCTGACCCGCGTGATAAACAACTACGGGCGCAAGAGCGGGATGCTCAAGGAGAAGGACAGCAACTTCATGGGCGACGACGTCCGCGAAGGCCTGACCGCGGTCATCTCCGTCAAGCTGCTCAACCCTCAGTTCGAGGGGCAGACGAAGACGAAGCTGGGGAACAGCGAGCTCGAAGGCATCGTGAACTCGATCGTCGGCGAGGGCCTCGGCGAGTTCCTCGAAGAGAACCCGGCGATCGCAAAGCGCATCCTGGACAAGGCGCTCACGGCGTGCCGCGCGCGCGAGGCCGCCCGGAAGGCCGCCGACCTCGTCAAGAGGCAGAGCGCGCTCGAGAACTCGTCGCTGCCGGGCAAGCTGGCGGACTGCTCGGAGCGCGACGCGTCGAAGTGCGAGATCTACCTCGTAGAGGGCGACTCCGCGGGCGGCTCGGCGAAGCAGGGCCGCGACCGGCGCTACCAGGCCGTGCTCCCGCTCAGGGGCAAGATCCTGAACGTAGAGAAGGCGCGGCTCGACAAGGCGCTCGAGAACGCGGAGATCAGGGCGCTCATCACCGCTCTCGGCACGGGCATCGCCAAGGGCGCGATGTCGGAGAACGACGAGGACGAGGACACCGCCGGGCTGTTCGATGCGGTCGGCGAAGAGGAGACCGCGGTCGAGCCCGGTGACGCCGCCGGCGCCGAGGACGATGCGGAGATCGAGGCCGGGGACGACGGCGATGACGAAGAGGCCGATGCCGAGACCGAGGCGGACGTCCACGTCGGCAACGGGAAAAACGGGAACGGCAAGAACGGTAAGAACGGCAACGGGAACGGCAAGGACAGCGGGTACAAGTTCGACCTGAGCAAGCTCCGGTACGATCGGGTCATAATCATGACCGACGCCGACGTTGACGGCGACCACATCTGCACGCTGCTGCTGACGTTCTTCTTCCGCTACATGAGGCCGCTCGTCGAGACCGGCCACATATACATCGCACGGCCGCCGCTCTACCGCGTCAGCGCGGGCAAGGACCAGCAGTTCTACGCGCGGACGGACAAGGAACTCGACGAGATACTCAAGGGCATCAAGGTCAAGAAGGACATCAAGGTCCAGCGCTTCAAGGGTCTCGGCGAGATGAACGCCGACCAGCTATTCGACACTACGATGAACCCGGAGCACCGGACGATCGCGCAGGTGGCGATGGAGGACGCGATCCTGGCGGACGAGGTTTTCACGTGCCTGATGGGCGACAAGGTCGAGCCGCGCAGGGAGTTCATCGAGGCCCACGCGAAGGAAGTCGCGGACGTGGACTGGCATTACTAA
- a CDS encoding glycoside hydrolase family 130 protein: MPEPLIGELKSSPVMKRYPGNPVLSRKDIPYKANLIFNAGVTKYQGRYVMVFRNDYGEFQPHRFEGTNLGLAFSGDGIEWEVSPTPCWELQDAEISRAYDPRLTVMDGRVYMCFAVDTRHGVRGGIAVTDDFDKFEIISMSVPDNRNMVLFPEKIGGMYVRLERPFPVYSRGGERFDTWISDSADLKYWGNSNLLLAVEDVPFANTKTGPAAPPVKTPKGWLTSFHAVDADPSRGKNGWEPVWRKRYTAGIMLLELDDPSKVIGLYKEPLLAPETPYEVEEGFRTNVIFPGGMVLDDSGEVKLYYGAADTVECLATADVADLLALCGA; this comes from the coding sequence ATGCCCGAACCGTTGATCGGCGAACTGAAATCGAGCCCGGTGATGAAGCGGTATCCCGGCAACCCCGTGCTCTCCCGCAAGGATATCCCATACAAGGCGAACCTGATCTTCAATGCGGGAGTGACGAAGTACCAGGGCCGGTACGTCATGGTCTTCCGCAACGACTACGGCGAGTTCCAGCCTCACCGGTTCGAGGGGACGAACCTCGGGCTCGCGTTCAGCGGCGACGGCATCGAGTGGGAGGTGTCCCCCACACCCTGCTGGGAACTGCAGGACGCTGAGATCAGCCGGGCATACGATCCGCGACTCACGGTGATGGACGGCCGCGTCTACATGTGCTTCGCGGTGGACACCCGGCACGGCGTCCGTGGCGGGATCGCGGTGACCGACGACTTCGACAAGTTCGAGATCATCTCGATGTCCGTGCCGGACAACCGCAACATGGTGCTCTTCCCCGAGAAGATCGGTGGGATGTACGTCCGGCTCGAGCGCCCGTTCCCGGTCTACAGCCGGGGTGGGGAGCGCTTCGACACGTGGATCTCCGACTCGGCCGACCTGAAGTACTGGGGCAACTCGAACCTCCTGCTGGCGGTCGAGGACGTGCCGTTCGCCAACACGAAGACCGGGCCCGCCGCGCCGCCGGTCAAGACGCCGAAGGGGTGGCTGACGTCGTTCCATGCGGTGGACGCCGATCCTTCGCGCGGGAAGAACGGCTGGGAGCCGGTGTGGAGAAAGCGCTACACGGCGGGGATTATGCTGCTCGAGCTGGACGACCCGTCGAAGGTGATAGGGCTGTACAAGGAGCCGCTCCTCGCGCCGGAGACGCCGTATGAGGTAGAGGAGGGTTTCCGAACCAATGTGATCTTCCCCGGCGGGATGGTGCTGGATGACTCGGGCGAGGTGAAGCTCTACTACGGAGCGGCGGACACCGTCGAGTGCCTGGCGACGGCGGACGTCGCGGATCTCCTGGCCCTCTGCGGTGCGTGA